The following coding sequences lie in one Arachis stenosperma cultivar V10309 chromosome 5, arast.V10309.gnm1.PFL2, whole genome shotgun sequence genomic window:
- the LOC130980018 gene encoding lysine-specific demethylase JMJ13, which yields MVEGRVRLSKEARNGLEILKRKRLQRAKSVTSTGTSVANMMNRSGGDALRGLASCGVGLHGNADAFSKRKVDKFDTSNLDWIDKIPECPVYSPTKDEFEDPLVYLQKIAPEASKYGICKIISPLSASVPAGVVLMKEKVGFKFTTRVQPLRLAEWDTEDKVTFFMSGRNYTFRDFEKTANKVFTRRYCSAGCLPASYLEKEFWQEIGCGKMETVEYACDVDGSAFSSSPSDQLGSSKWNLKKLSRLPKSTLRLLESSIPGVTEPMLYIGMLFSMFAWHVEDHYLYSINYHHCGASKTWYGIPGHAALDFERVVREHVYTNDILSSDGEDGAFDVLLGKTTLFPPNILLEHEVPVYKAVQKPGEFVITFPRAYHAGFSHGFNCGEAVNFAIGDWFPLGAIASRRYALLNRIPLLPHEELLCKEAMLLYASMELEDSDISIGLLYQHSIKVSFVNLMRFQHCARWLLMKSRACISVSSHSHGAILCSVCKRDCYVAFVDCSCHQHPVCLRHDIESLDLTCGSKYTLFVREDITDMEAAAKLFEQEDGILPQTQSDQNMYCHPLSNMFRKAKANGYTPYCELKLDSVVEFYTTPEQTTNIQECGTQTQFVFGHGLEYRMPEVPEAATTLCSLSEPLVSSSSLKNAEGHGNLKLRSSAFEENGGERTSNNACESSPSPAQYHESSCKPQRDLHRSDVKPFVDNRSDDSDSEMFRVKRPSSLKAERRSANDALTVKHSEQQGLKRLKKVLPDGRSAHSMDSMRSSESSQKYSHPFHKVDGEISSRDRFTGANNNNPISVRYKKFGIDEISRQRDHHRRDKVQQTIREPPSIEIGPKRLKVRGPTFLSLESRLN from the exons ATG GTGGAAGGGAGAGTGCGTTTATCTAAGGAAGCTAGAAATGGGTTAGAAATTTTGAAGCGTAAAAGGCTTCAGCGAGCAAAGTCTGTCACTTCAACGGGCACAAGTGTAGCAAACATGATGAACAGAAGTGGAGGAGATGCTCTTAGAGGATTGGCTTCATGTGGTGTGGGATTGCATGGTAATGCAGATGCCTTTTCTAAGCGTAAGGTGGATAAGTTTGACACAAGTAATCTAGATTGGATTGATAAAATTCCAGAGTGTCCTGTGTATTCTCCAACAAAAGATGAATTTGAGGATCCTTTGGTTTATTTGCAAAAGATAGCTCCTGAAGCTTCTAAATATG GTATATGCAAGATTATTTCACCTTTGAGTGCTTCTGTTCCTGCTGGGGTTGTTTTAATGAAGGAGAAAGTAGGCTTCAAGTTTACAACTAGAGTGCAGCCCCTACGCCTTGCTGAATGGGATACTGAGGACAAAGTGACCTTTTTCATGAGTGGAAG AAATTATACATTTAGGGATTTTGAGAAAACGGCAAACAAGGTTTTTACTAGAAGATATTGCAGTGCTGGATGTCTTCCTGCCTCCTACTTGGAAAAAGAGTTCTGGCAAGAAATTGGTTGTGGGAAGATGGAAACAGTTGAATATGCGTGTGATGTTGATGGCAGTGCCTTCTCATCTTCTCCTTCTGATCAGCTTGGTAGCAGCAAGTGGAACTTGAAG AAACTTTCTCGGTTGCCGAAATCTACTTTGCGGCTCTTGGAATCATCTATTCCA GGAGTAACCGAACCCATGCTGTACATTGGAATGCTGTTTAGTATGTTCGCTTGGCACGTTGAGGATCATTATTTGTACAG CATTAATTATCATCACTGTGGGGCATCAAAAACATGGTATGGTATTCCAGGTCATGCAGCATTGGACTTTGAAAGAGTGGTGAGAGAACATGTGTATACTAATGATATTTTGTCAAGTGATGGGGAAGATGGAGCCTTTGATGTTCTCTTGGGGAAAACAACACTATTTCCACCAAATATTTTGCTGGAACATGAAGTCCCCGTTTACAAGGCTGTTCAAAAGCCAGGGGAGTTTGTGATAACCTTCCCTAGGGCATACCATGCTGGATTCAGTCATG GTTTCAACTGCGGAGAAGCTGTGAACTTTGCAATTGGTGATTGGTTTCCTTTAGGAGCTATTGCTAGCCGGAGATATGCACTGCTTAATAGGATTCCTTTGCTTCCCCATGAAGAACTTCTATGCAAAGAAGCAATGCTTCTTTATGCATCCATGGAGCTTGAAGATTCAGACATCTCTATAGGCTTGCTATACCAGCATTCTATTAAGGTTTCCTTTGTTAATTTGATGCGTTTCCAGCATTGTGCCCGTTGGTTACTAATGAAATCAAGAGCATGTATAAGTGTCTCTTCTCATTCCCATGGCGCGATTCTCTGTAGCGTCTGCAAACGCGACTGTTATGTAGCTTTTGTTGACTGCAGCTGTCACCAGCATCCAGTATGCCTACGACATG ATATTGAATCCCTTGACTTAACCTGTGGGAGCAAATACACACTTTTTGTGAGGGAGGATATTACAGATATGGAAGCTGCAGCAAAGTTGTTTGAGCAGGAAGATGGGATTCTTCCGCAAACCCAAAGTGACCAAAACATGTATTGCCATCCTTTGTCAAATATGTTTCGGAAAGCTAAGGCAAATGGATACACACCTTATTGTGAGCTGAAACTTGATTCTGTTGTTGAATTTTATACAACTCCAGAGCAGACAACAAATATTCAAGAATGTGGTACACAAACTCAATTTGTTTTCGGACATGGCTTGGAGTATCGTATGCCAGAAGTGCCTGAGGCTGCAACCACTCTTTGTTCTCTTTCAGAACCTCTTGTATCCTCCTCTTCTCTAAAAAAT GCTGAGGGGCATGGCAACTTGAAGCTACGAAGTAGTGCTTTTGAAGAGAATGGTGGTGAAAGAACATCGAACAATGCATGTGAATCTTCCCCATCCCCTGCTCAGTATCATGAAAGCTCATGTAAACCACAGCGAGATCTTCATAGATCTGACGTGAAGCCCTTTGTGGATAATAGGAGTGATGATTCTGATTCGGAGATGTTCAGGGTAAAGCGTCCTTCTTCACTGAAAGCAGAGAGGAGAAGTGCAAATGATGCTTTGACTGTGAAGCATTCTGAGCAGCAG GGACTCAAACGATTGAAGAAAGTCCTTCCCGATGGAAGAAGTGCGCATTCAATGGATTCAATGAGAAGCAGTGAATCAAGTCAAAAATACAGTCACCCTTTTCATAAAGTTGATGGTGAAATTTCTTCCAGGGACAGATTCACAGGGGCAAACAACAACAATCCCATTTCTGTAAGGTATAAGAAGTTTGGTATCGACGAGATAAGTAGGCAACGAGATCACCACCGGAGAGACAAGGTGCAGCAGACTATCAGGGAACCGCCTTCCATTGAGATCGGACCAAAGCGGCTTAAAGTCCGAGGCCCCACATTTTTAAGTTTAGAAAGCAGATTGAATTGA